Proteins from a genomic interval of Desulfobacterales bacterium:
- a CDS encoding roadblock/LC7 domain-containing protein, whose translation MDYTVELDEKQFETMENILAKELMEVGVQSLLLIDLAGNILISLNDGKARHDVYSLAALAAGNFGAVSEIAKIIGETDFSLLFHKGEKESIHFSRVADDLLLITVFGKEVSLGFLRLKVAEVIKKITALL comes from the coding sequence ATGGACTACACAGTTGAACTTGACGAAAAACAGTTTGAAACCATGGAAAATATTCTGGCAAAGGAATTGATGGAAGTCGGCGTTCAAAGCCTGCTTCTCATCGATTTGGCCGGCAATATTCTCATCAGCCTGAATGACGGAAAGGCCAGGCACGATGTATATTCTTTGGCTGCTCTGGCAGCCGGAAACTTTGGCGCTGTTAGTGAAATTGCTAAAATCATTGGTGAAACAGATTTTTCGCTGCTGTTTCATAAGGGTGAAAAAGAAAGTATTCATTTCAGCAGGGTCGCCGATGATTTGCTCCTGATTACGGTATTTGGGAAAGAGGTGTCGTTGGGATTTCTTCGATTGAAAGTAGCCGAGGTAATCAAAAAGATAACGGCGCTACTCTAA
- a CDS encoding GTPase domain-containing protein, whose protein sequence is MALINPKTKEVQVKLVYYGPGRGGKTTNLEYIYNKYQDRMTTKLTTVKTYGDRTLFFDFLPLDIGMIGGYNIKMQLYTVPGQVKYQATRRLVLRGVDGVVFVADSMALREKMNVLSLKDLQENLATFDKNIFKIPLVIQYNKRDLAKEKIPLLPTEKLENILNKQIKAPSFAASALTGENVVETMKKAISLTVSSLQKKLAIK, encoded by the coding sequence TTGGCATTAATTAATCCGAAAACGAAGGAGGTCCAGGTTAAATTAGTTTACTATGGCCCCGGCAGAGGCGGTAAAACAACCAACTTGGAATATATTTACAACAAATATCAGGACCGTATGACAACAAAGCTGACAACGGTAAAAACATACGGAGACCGCACCCTGTTTTTTGATTTTCTGCCATTGGATATCGGCATGATCGGTGGGTATAATATTAAGATGCAGCTTTATACCGTGCCGGGTCAGGTTAAATATCAGGCAACCCGGAGACTGGTTTTACGGGGCGTTGACGGTGTTGTGTTTGTTGCCGACTCAATGGCTCTCAGGGAAAAAATGAACGTACTTTCACTCAAAGACCTCCAGGAAAATTTGGCCACCTTTGATAAAAACATCTTCAAAATACCATTGGTCATACAGTACAACAAGCGGGATCTGGCAAAAGAAAAGATCCCGCTGCTGCCGACTGAAAAGCTTGAAAATATATTGAACAAACAAATAAAGGCGCCTTCATTTGCAGCAAGCGCCCTAACGGGAGAAAACGTCGTTGAAACCATGAAAAAGGCAATATCGTTAACCGTTTCTTCCTTGCAGAAGAAACTGGCCATCAAATAA
- a CDS encoding cache domain-containing protein: MILICEECGKKYQLDPARIKGTEARFACKACGHVITAVKAESIRKKISPVPAATITPATEASPSRTVSATSSETENLPPPEKPKKKKIIDDQFMRPGRFRFGLTAKLFTVMILVSLIPLVMFWGITLSQAKERIRTEAAKHSTQLFSGMVRYVDEWFGEKERIIKDLAEMDAMVSMDRSQQEPLLEAVHKIYPHLEGIFIVDADGKFFSGSTDQRLEDYSAHSFFQNMLRSQTPLWQMVKNTKTGKTALMVAVPINNSAETVGGVVHMIQIDKISKQVISSEAGNAGIAFLVKNKQAMDAYQIDIYGFKQKQLNWSPLTSAYKSGRTGLVSFQDQKGESVLGYVGQSRFGWGIAIQKDEIEVSLLIDQLMSFAYLLLVIIIVFVSIVAWFSGRALSKPIIMLTDAANRISIGALDMEIRTKRKDEIGDLSEAIARMQDSIRISIDRLRRRL, encoded by the coding sequence ATGATTCTTATCTGCGAAGAATGCGGTAAAAAATATCAATTAGACCCTGCCAGGATAAAGGGCACGGAGGCCAGATTCGCCTGCAAGGCTTGCGGGCATGTGATCACCGCCGTCAAGGCCGAATCAATCCGAAAAAAAATATCGCCTGTACCGGCCGCAACAATCACCCCGGCCACGGAAGCCTCGCCATCCCGGACCGTTTCAGCGACCAGCAGTGAAACGGAGAATTTGCCCCCTCCGGAAAAACCCAAAAAGAAAAAAATAATCGACGATCAATTCATGCGACCCGGCCGTTTTCGGTTTGGTCTGACGGCCAAGCTTTTTACCGTAATGATTTTGGTCAGCTTGATCCCGCTGGTTATGTTCTGGGGAATTACATTGTCACAGGCCAAGGAACGTATTCGCACCGAGGCAGCCAAACACAGCACCCAACTGTTTTCGGGCATGGTTCGGTATGTAGATGAGTGGTTCGGTGAAAAGGAACGGATTATCAAGGATCTGGCGGAAATGGACGCTATGGTTTCCATGGACCGGTCACAGCAGGAGCCGCTCCTTGAAGCCGTCCATAAAATTTACCCGCACTTGGAAGGCATCTTTATTGTTGATGCAGACGGCAAATTCTTTTCCGGCAGCACAGATCAGCGCCTGGAGGATTATTCAGCACATTCTTTTTTTCAAAATATGCTGCGCAGTCAAACGCCGCTATGGCAGATGGTAAAAAACACCAAAACCGGCAAGACCGCTCTGATGGTTGCCGTACCCATTAATAACTCGGCAGAGACGGTCGGCGGTGTGGTTCATATGATTCAAATTGATAAGATTTCAAAACAAGTTATCAGCAGTGAGGCCGGCAATGCCGGAATAGCCTTTTTAGTCAAAAATAAACAGGCAATGGATGCTTACCAGATCGACATTTATGGTTTCAAGCAAAAACAGTTAAATTGGTCGCCACTGACCAGCGCTTACAAAAGCGGCCGGACAGGGTTGGTATCTTTTCAAGATCAAAAGGGTGAATCCGTTCTGGGGTATGTGGGACAATCGAGATTCGGGTGGGGGATAGCAATTCAAAAAGACGAAATTGAAGTTTCCTTACTGATTGATCAGTTGATGTCTTTTGCCTATCTCCTGCTGGTGATCATCATCGTTTTTGTCTCGATTGTCGCCTGGTTTTCAGGCCGTGCGCTTTCCAAGCCCATCATAATGCTGACCGATGCCGCCAACCGGATCAGCATCGGCGCACTGGATATGGAAATTCGGACGAAAAGAAAAGATGAGATTGGCGATCTTTCTGAAGCCATTGCGAGGATGCAGGACAGCATTCGTATTTCCATCGACCGATTGCGGCGCAGATTGTAG